Within the Leptogranulimonas caecicola genome, the region TGGCCTCCATGCAGCACACACCCTTGGCCTTTGCGGCGGCAAAGAGTTTCTCGGCCTCTACCAAGGTAGAGCATAGCGGCTTTTCTACCAGCACATGCTTGCCAGCCTCCACCATCTGCATTGCCTGCTCGAAATGGCAGATATTGGGGCTGGCGATGTAGACTGCATCCACCTGCGGGTCTTGAGCCAGCTCATCCAGCGAGTCCCACCAGGCCGAAGCACCGTGGGAGCGGGAATAGTCCTTGGCCTTCTGGGACGAGCGAGAGTAGGCGCCGGCAAAGGTGACGCCTTCCACATAGGGCAATGCCTTGAGCAGCTGATCTGTAATCATTGAGGTGCCAATAGTGGCCAGGCGTAGAGGTGCCATGGACATCCTTTCTTGAAGGGCGCTCAACCGAGCGCGGGTCTGTACCAGGCTGGCATTGGTTTTTTAGACTTCTTGCCCCAATTCCAGCTTTGAGGCCACGAGACTTACATCGTGCCTCTGCAAATCCTAAAGTAAAGCCAACTGTGCTCATTGTAGAGCCGGAGGCGAGAGGAGAGCCCCATGGCCCAAACCGTCACAACCATTTCGTCGCCCAAACTCAGTGCTGCCGTGAGTTCTGAAGGCGCCCAACTCATGAGCCTTGTCCACGATGGGGTGGAATACCTTTGGCAGGGCGACGAGCGCTGGTGGCCTCGGAGAGCCCCTGTTCTTTTTCCTATTGTGGGCGCCCTTAGAAACGACCGTTGCACCACTGCCCATGGCGAAGCGGCCATGCCGCAACACGGAGTAGCTCGCAGGTTCACCCACCAAATCAAAGCAGTTACCGATAAAAGCGTAACCTTCCGGCTCGAATCCTCAGAGGAGACAAAGGAGTTATTCCCCTACGACTTTGTGCTGGAAATGACCTACGAGATCACCGATGAGGGAGCGTTGCTCCAGACTTTCAAGGTCATCAATACCGACAGCCTGCCCCTCCCCTTCCAGCTGGGCGGACATCCGGCCTTCAACGTACCTCTAGACCCTGAGAGCGGCGAGCGCTTCGAAGATTATCAACTTGTTTTTAGCCGCCCCTGGACTTACGCCTCTCCCCAGCTCAACGATGATCATCTGTTGGACTGGGAAGCAGAAGTCCCCGTCGTCGAAGGCAGCGACACACTACCGCTGCGTCATGATCTCTTTGCTCATGACGCATTGGTGCTCACCGATGTCCCAGATTCCTGTGTGACCCTCAGAAGCGCCCAAGGCGACCGCGGTATCACCGTGGACTTTCCCGGCTTTGATTATTGCGGCATTTGGAGCTGCGGCGATGCGCCCTTCTGCGCCATCGAGCCCTGGACAGGCACAGCCACTGGCACCGCCGAAGACGACGAACTTGCCCACAAGCGCGGCGTCGTGATGCTCGAACCTGGCGAGACCTTTGAGCGCACCTTCACCATGCGCCCCTTCTAGGCAACATTGGTGCCAGAAGGGCCCAAAGCTCACCGGCAGAGATGGAGGGGCTTCTCGGCATACCGAGAAGCCCCTCCTGCACACTAGGTATCATATGTGGCCCTGATGCTCTTGGCTTACCTGAATTAAGCCATAAGGTCTACTGATGGCTCATGATGAGACGCATGGCGCCGTCAAGACTCAGCGCCTCCACGGTTGCCGGCACAATGAAGCTGGCGCCCTTGGCAACCTCATGGCCGTTGGCGCTGCCCGTCCCATCGATGACGGTGGCGCAGAGGTAGGGGGCGTCCTGGGGGATGGCAACTGGGCCATCCACCTCGACCAATGCCACGGTGTAGTCCTTGTTGGACTCCAAAACCGCCACCCCGTCGGGGTTAAACTCCAGCTCCACCTGGCCAGAGGTGGGAGCCGTCACGCGGTAGTCAACCACGTCGCAGGACTTGTCAATGTGCAGCTCGCGCTTGGTACCGTCGTCCTGCAGACGGTCGTAATCATAGAGACGATAGGTCACGTCACTGGACTGCTGGGTCTCCAAAATGAGAGTGCCGTGCTTGATGGCATGCACCGTGCCGGCATCGATCTGGAAGAAATCGCCCTTATGGATGGGCATCTCATTGAGCAGTTGATCCCAAGCGCCCTTATCGACCAACTCGCGGAACTCCTCAGGGCTCTTGGCGTTTTGCCCCACGATAATGGTAGCGCCAGGATCGCAATCCAACACGTACCAGCACTCGCGCTTGCCCAGGCTGCCGTTCTCATGCTCTGCAGCGTACTCGTCGTTGGGGTGGATCTGCACCGAGAGGTCGTCATGGGCATCGAGGATCTTTACCAGCAGCGGAAAACGGTCGCCTCCCACATTGCCAAAGAGCTCCGGATTCTCATCCCAGAGTTCCGAGAGACGCTTGCCTGCAAACTCCCCGCCCTCTACCGTGCAGTCACCATGGGGATGGGCGCCGATGGCCCAGCATTCACCCACGGGACCGTCGGGAATATCAAAGCCAAACTCGGTTGCCAGCCTGCGGCCTCCCCAGATCTTCTCGTGAAACACTGGTGTTAAGAAAATGAGATCCGCCATGATGAAGTGCTCCTTTTTAAGCTCGCGCCGCCAATGGGCCAGACAAATGCCGATAAATCGAAGCGATTTGCCTTGGGACCAAACCCGCTTCTTTTGACTTCACAATACAACGGAGAGGACCAAAAACCAGTGATATCTCTGATAGCCATCACACCCTCATGGTTCTTTCAGCGGACTCCTTTTATCCTTTAAGAAAGACTACACTGAAAGACAAATAACGTTTGATGGGAAGGTGAGACCGTGTCATTCAAGTATTCGGAGGTCGCCAAAGACATTGCGCAAAAGATTTGCAATGGCCAATATGCCCCTCAATCCAAGCTTCCCACCACCGACATGCTCTGCTCTGCCTACGACGTGTCGCGCATTACCATTCGCAAGGCCATGGACGTGCTCTCAGACCAGGGCCTTATCATCAAGCGCCGCGGCTCCGGCACCTATGTGAAAGACGTCGATCCTACAGACTCTGCGGGCATCAGCCAGATCGTAGAGAGCTACTCTGAGTCTGCCAAGACTCAGGGCGGCGAGGTAGAAACCCAGATGCTCACCTTTGAGATCGTAGAGGCTACCGACAAGGTCGCCCATCGCCTCCGCGTCCCTGTGGGCACCCAGGTCTATCATATCGAGCGCATTCGTTCTGTGAACAACTCTCAGAGCGCGGTCACCTACACCTGGATCCCCGTATCCATCGTGCCAAACCTCACACGCGCCCAGGCGCAGATCTCTATCTACCATCATATAGAAGTGGGTCTGGGCCTCACCGTATCCTCCACGCACCGCTCCATTCGTGCAGTCATGCCCACCTTGAACGAGCGCATCTGGCTCTCCTTGCCCAAAGAGACGCCGCTCTTAGAGATCGACCAGGTGACCTTCTTGTCTGACGGGCGCCTCTTCGAGTATTCCATCCTCCATCGCGATACGCGCGACTGGAGCTTCCGCTGCGTGGACACTCACACCTCCTAAGCACCGGTTCGCAGATTAACCACCTGCTCGCAGATCCGCAGATCGCTTTCATCCTTGCCATCTCGCCACCTCCCTCGCCTTCCTTTTGGCAAAAGACTGTCTTGCAACAGCGAAGAGCGCCGCTCCCCAGTGGAAGCGACGCTCTTCTTTCTTGTAAAACGCTTTTTGTAAGACGCGTGTGGACGCGTAGCACTAAGCCTTAGCTCAGAAGCTCCTGCACGTCCATGGCGATCATGAGTTCCTCGTTGGTAGGCACGACCAAAACACGGATCTTAGAGTCTTCTGCCGAGATGTCGCGGATTTCGTCCGAGCGGATGGCATTCTTCTGAGCATCGATCTTGACACCCATCCAGCCCAGCTTCTCGCAGATGCGTGCGCGCATGTCGTCGGAGTTCTCGCCA harbors:
- a CDS encoding aldose 1-epimerase family protein, whose protein sequence is MAQTVTTISSPKLSAAVSSEGAQLMSLVHDGVEYLWQGDERWWPRRAPVLFPIVGALRNDRCTTAHGEAAMPQHGVARRFTHQIKAVTDKSVTFRLESSEETKELFPYDFVLEMTYEITDEGALLQTFKVINTDSLPLPFQLGGHPAFNVPLDPESGERFEDYQLVFSRPWTYASPQLNDDHLLDWEAEVPVVEGSDTLPLRHDLFAHDALVLTDVPDSCVTLRSAQGDRGITVDFPGFDYCGIWSCGDAPFCAIEPWTGTATGTAEDDELAHKRGVVMLEPGETFERTFTMRPF
- a CDS encoding type I phosphomannose isomerase catalytic subunit translates to MADLIFLTPVFHEKIWGGRRLATEFGFDIPDGPVGECWAIGAHPHGDCTVEGGEFAGKRLSELWDENPELFGNVGGDRFPLLVKILDAHDDLSVQIHPNDEYAAEHENGSLGKRECWYVLDCDPGATIIVGQNAKSPEEFRELVDKGAWDQLLNEMPIHKGDFFQIDAGTVHAIKHGTLILETQQSSDVTYRLYDYDRLQDDGTKRELHIDKSCDVVDYRVTAPTSGQVELEFNPDGVAVLESNKDYTVALVEVDGPVAIPQDAPYLCATVIDGTGSANGHEVAKGASFIVPATVEALSLDGAMRLIMSHQ
- a CDS encoding GntR family transcriptional regulator gives rise to the protein MSFKYSEVAKDIAQKICNGQYAPQSKLPTTDMLCSAYDVSRITIRKAMDVLSDQGLIIKRRGSGTYVKDVDPTDSAGISQIVESYSESAKTQGGEVETQMLTFEIVEATDKVAHRLRVPVGTQVYHIERIRSVNNSQSAVTYTWIPVSIVPNLTRAQAQISIYHHIEVGLGLTVSSTHRSIRAVMPTLNERIWLSLPKETPLLEIDQVTFLSDGRLFEYSILHRDTRDWSFRCVDTHTS